The Vulcanimicrobium alpinum sequence CGTACGACTACTTCCGCGAGCGCGAGAAATTCATGGGCGGCGTCGGCGCGTAACGCCCCGCGTCACGGAAGCGGGTGGATGTCCGTCGCGGCTTGCGGCGGCGTTTTGAACGCGACGATCTTCAAGTTCGCGTCGGTCGTCCCGCCGTGCGGTGTGCCCGCGGGGATCACGAGCATCGTCCCCGGTTTGAGCGGGACTTGCTTGTCGCCGAGCCACTCGGTCCCGCTCCCGGCGAGGACGATTTGGATCTCGTTCGCGTCGGCGTGATAGTGCTTGAACACCGTGCCGATCTGGACCGCGCCGGTCGCGCCGTCCGCTGCCAAGAGCGCCTTACTGCGTAGATTCGGCGTCGCGGGAGCCGGCGTGGCGAGATCGGCCGGCGTGAGTGCACCGAGATCGTAGACGGCGGGCTGCAGCGGCGCTGCCGCCGCGCGCGCGGGCTGCGGCAGGTGCGCGAACGCCGCGCCCGCCGTGAAAGCGACGGCCGCCACGGCGACCGTGCGAAGTGCTGGGAGTTGCATGGCCCTCCATTCGCGGCGACCTCCGCCCCGCCTCGGCGCGACCGGATACGTCGGATGCCGGCCGCTCACGCCGGCCGGTACCGAGCGCCGGCCGCGACGTAGGGCACGTAGCGGAAGTCGCGGATCGAAATCAGGCGCCCGCCTTCCGACGCGATAATGATGAAGTACGCCGGCTGCGCGTCCTGCCCGGGACGGAAGATCGCGACGGCGGGCAAGCCGTCGACGACGCCGGACTCGGCGCGCAGGTGTTCGCTCTTCACGAGCTCGCGGTAGCGCTCGTAGTAGCCGGCCCGGATCGCGCGCTGCTTGACGCGCGACACGATGTCGAGTTGCGCTTCCTCGGCGAGCAAGGCGCGCAGTCCGTCCCAGTCGCGCGCATTGAAGAGCGCGACATAGCGCCGCAGCATCACCGCCTCTTCGGCTGACGCGGGCGCCGTGGGACGATCGAGGACCGCGCGCGGCGTGACGGCGAGCGTGTGACGCGCGCGGGATAACGCGGATTTGACGGCGCCGACCGTCGTGCCCATCGTGTCCGCCGTCTGCTCGAGCGAGGGTCCGAGCACGTCTTTGAGCAGCAACGCGCTGCGCTGCACCGGCGGCAGCTCGACGAACACCGTCAGCGCCGCCTCGACGAGCGACGGATCGACCGCGTCGTCGTCGCCGGCGGGTGCGGCGCGGTCGGGGGCGTCCGCAACGAG is a genomic window containing:
- a CDS encoding cupin domain-containing protein, whose amino-acid sequence is MAAVAFTAGAAFAHLPQPARAAAAPLQPAVYDLGALTPADLATPAPATPNLRSKALLAADGATGAVQIGTVFKHYHADANEIQIVLAGSGTEWLGDKQVPLKPGTMLVIPAGTPHGGTTDANLKIVAFKTPPQAATDIHPLP
- a CDS encoding sigma-70 family RNA polymerase sigma factor yields the protein MPVAAGMEDKARTLVPAMTDARDGFMELVDDIRPELHRYAARMTGSAIDGEDVVQETLAKAFYALAQMTEPPNLRPWLFRIAHNTAMDFLKRYERRHVELVADAPDRAAPAGDDDAVDPSLVEAALTVFVELPPVQRSALLLKDVLGPSLEQTADTMGTTVGAVKSALSRARHTLAVTPRAVLDRPTAPASAEEAVMLRRYVALFNARDWDGLRALLAEEAQLDIVSRVKQRAIRAGYYERYRELVKSEHLRAESGVVDGLPAVAIFRPGQDAQPAYFIIIASEGGRLISIRDFRYVPYVAAGARYRPA